One uncultured Alphaproteobacteria bacterium genomic region harbors:
- a CDS encoding RNA-binding S4, producing the protein MAEDAPRLDKWLWFARFVKTRSLAQGLCAAGHVKVNGEPAHRGHRAVRIGDEIELVLGTVRRRVVVAGFGARRGPAPEAQALYTESDPPRRLGPAEDRPVAPRAAGSGRPTKRERRRTDALRHEFDE; encoded by the coding sequence ATGGCGGAAGACGCGCCGCGCCTCGACAAGTGGCTGTGGTTCGCGCGTTTCGTGAAGACGCGCAGCCTTGCCCAGGGGCTGTGCGCGGCCGGTCACGTCAAGGTCAACGGGGAGCCCGCCCATCGCGGCCATCGCGCGGTCAGGATCGGCGACGAGATCGAACTCGTGCTCGGCACGGTGCGCCGCCGCGTCGTCGTCGCCGGGTTCGGCGCGCGCCGCGGGCCCGCCCCCGAGGCGCAGGCGCTCTATACCGAGTCGGACCCGCCCCGGCGTCTCGGCCCCGCCGAAGATCGCCCGGTGGCGCCGCGCGCCGCCGGGAGCGGCCGCCCGACCAAGCGCGAACGCCGCCGCACCGATGCCCTCCGTCACGAATTCGACGAATGA
- a CDS encoding Helicase-like, with product MIENRHTRVAAILGPTNTGKTHYAIERLMAHASGMIGFPLRLLARENYDRVVKVRGAAQVALVTGEEKIIPPNPRYFICTVEAMPLDRLVEFLAVDEIQMSADAERGHVFTDRLLHARGISETLFLGSDTMRGVVSRLIPGIEIQTRPRMSELSFAGNKKLTRLPRRSAIVAFSAAEVYAIADQVRRHRGGAAVVLGALSPRTRNAQVAMYQSGEVDFLVATDAIGMGLNMDIDHVAFAQTVKYDGAQPRHLAASEIGQIAGRAGRHMNDGTFGTTADAPPFDSETIERVENHDFRPVKALYWRNRQLRFTSVAALLKSLTVPPPGAEFLRARHADDVQALEALAHSDAVLARATDPERVRLLWEICQIPDFQKIMAEAHARLLQRLYLYLTEDSGRIPDAFLEHHVSRIDRTDGDIVHLSQRIAQIRVWTTVANHAGWISDTNHWRERTRRIEDRLSDALHDRLTQKFVDRRTAVLLSRLKGQSPLEATVTPNGDVHIEGHRVGRLEGLGFIADTDGTSDQADKVVAIAASQALKGEVAARAQALSVAPDATFALTEGGAVTWHGAPVARILAGAERLKPRVEVLPNDLLTEPLVELVRTRTQGWLEAQIKSVLRPLVSLAEADLAGLSRGIAFRIVEAGGTIRRAALAQDLGHLSDDDRKAMGKLGVRFGVETVYLPDMLKPAAQRLLLVLTAVDRKVEDVAGFVHAHSPLTPGQVSFPLAEGVAPEWVELQGYRVFERRAARVDMLERFAAEVRRFLRDEALTTKVDSQPGKGAHPADPETPAEAAPPPAEPPVAESAAAAPVEVPAEVPEPEAAPAEASEVPAEPEKPAAPQGAKILPPALMSLLGVGADDTTTILRVLGYRVTDAREGLAVQPKKNPKKAFGGPRRPRPEGQPQGERPPRAAQPQGDRPPRPERTDRGPRPPRGPDRGDRPDRGPRPDRGPRPETRAQQPRRSEPDPDSPFAVLKNWGKPNSDR from the coding sequence ATGATCGAGAACCGCCATACCCGCGTCGCCGCGATCCTCGGCCCCACCAACACCGGCAAGACGCACTACGCGATCGAACGGCTGATGGCGCATGCGAGCGGCATGATCGGGTTTCCGCTGCGCCTGCTCGCGCGCGAGAACTACGACCGCGTCGTCAAGGTGCGGGGCGCGGCGCAGGTGGCGCTGGTGACCGGCGAGGAAAAGATCATTCCGCCGAACCCGCGCTACTTCATCTGCACCGTCGAGGCGATGCCGCTCGACCGGCTGGTGGAGTTCCTGGCGGTGGACGAGATCCAGATGAGCGCCGACGCCGAGCGCGGCCACGTCTTCACCGACCGCCTGCTGCACGCCCGCGGCATCTCCGAGACCCTGTTTCTCGGCTCCGACACCATGCGCGGGGTGGTCTCGCGGCTGATTCCCGGCATCGAGATCCAGACCCGGCCGCGAATGTCGGAACTCAGCTTCGCGGGCAACAAGAAGCTCACCCGCCTGCCGCGGCGCTCGGCGATCGTCGCGTTCTCGGCCGCCGAGGTCTACGCCATCGCCGACCAGGTGCGGCGGCACCGGGGCGGGGCGGCGGTGGTGCTGGGGGCGCTCAGCCCCCGCACCCGCAACGCCCAGGTGGCGATGTACCAGTCGGGCGAGGTCGATTTCCTGGTCGCCACCGACGCCATCGGCATGGGCCTCAACATGGACATCGACCACGTCGCCTTCGCCCAGACGGTGAAGTACGATGGGGCCCAGCCCCGCCATCTCGCCGCCTCGGAGATCGGCCAGATCGCCGGGCGCGCCGGGCGGCACATGAACGACGGCACCTTCGGCACCACCGCCGACGCGCCGCCCTTCGATTCCGAGACGATCGAGCGGGTGGAAAACCACGACTTCCGCCCGGTCAAGGCGCTCTACTGGCGCAACCGTCAGCTCCGCTTCACCTCCGTCGCGGCGCTGCTGAAGAGCCTGACGGTGCCGCCGCCGGGGGCCGAGTTCCTGCGCGCCCGCCACGCCGACGACGTGCAGGCGCTCGAGGCGCTCGCCCATTCCGACGCGGTGCTCGCCCGCGCCACCGATCCCGAGCGGGTGCGGCTGCTGTGGGAAATCTGCCAGATCCCGGATTTTCAGAAGATCATGGCCGAGGCCCATGCGCGGCTGCTGCAGCGTCTCTATCTCTACCTCACCGAGGACTCCGGACGGATTCCCGACGCCTTCCTCGAACACCACGTTTCGCGCATCGACCGAACCGACGGCGATATCGTGCATCTGTCGCAGCGAATCGCGCAAATCCGGGTCTGGACCACCGTCGCCAACCATGCAGGGTGGATTTCCGACACGAATCATTGGCGCGAACGCACAAGACGGATTGAAGATCGCCTATCGGATGCGCTACATGACCGTCTGACGCAAAAGTTCGTGGACCGGCGTACCGCCGTCCTGCTCAGCCGCTTGAAGGGGCAAAGTCCGTTGGAAGCTACCGTCACGCCGAACGGGGACGTTCACATCGAAGGCCACCGCGTGGGCCGCCTCGAAGGGTTGGGTTTCATCGCCGATACCGATGGAACCTCGGATCAGGCCGACAAGGTCGTCGCGATCGCCGCGTCCCAGGCGCTGAAGGGAGAGGTCGCCGCCCGCGCCCAGGCGCTGTCGGTGGCGCCCGACGCCACCTTCGCGCTCACCGAGGGCGGTGCGGTCACCTGGCACGGCGCGCCGGTGGCGCGCATCCTCGCCGGGGCCGAGCGCCTCAAGCCGCGCGTCGAGGTGCTGCCCAACGATCTCCTCACCGAGCCTCTCGTGGAACTGGTGCGCACGCGGACGCAAGGGTGGCTCGAAGCCCAGATCAAAAGCGTGCTGCGTCCGCTCGTCTCGCTCGCCGAGGCGGATCTCGCCGGTCTCTCGCGCGGCATCGCCTTCCGCATCGTCGAGGCGGGCGGCACGATCCGCCGCGCCGCCCTGGCGCAGGACCTCGGCCACCTTTCCGACGACGACCGCAAGGCGATGGGCAAGCTCGGCGTCCGCTTCGGCGTCGAAACCGTCTACCTGCCCGACATGCTCAAGCCCGCCGCCCAGCGCCTGCTGCTGGTGCTGACCGCGGTCGACCGCAAGGTCGAGGACGTCGCCGGGTTCGTCCACGCCCATTCGCCGCTCACCCCCGGTCAGGTGTCCTTCCCGCTCGCCGAGGGCGTCGCGCCCGAGTGGGTGGAACTGCAGGGCTACCGCGTGTTCGAGCGCCGCGCCGCACGCGTCGACATGCTCGAACGCTTCGCCGCCGAGGTGCGCCGCTTCCTGCGCGACGAGGCGCTGACCACCAAGGTCGATTCGCAGCCCGGCAAGGGCGCGCACCCGGCCGACCCCGAGACTCCGGCCGAAGCGGCGCCGCCGCCGGCGGAGCCGCCCGTCGCCGAAAGCGCCGCCGCGGCTCCGGTCGAGGTTCCGGCAGAGGTTCCGGAGCCGGAAGCCGCACCCGCCGAAGCGTCCGAGGTTCCCGCCGAGCCGGAGAAGCCCGCCGCGCCGCAGGGTGCGAAGATCCTTCCGCCCGCCCTGATGTCGCTGCTCGGCGTCGGTGCGGACGACACCACGACGATTCTGCGGGTGCTCGGCTACCGCGTCACCGACGCGCGCGAGGGCCTCGCGGTGCAGCCGAAGAAGAACCCGAAGAAGGCGTTCGGCGGCCCCCGCCGTCCGCGCCCCGAGGGGCAGCCGCAGGGCGAGCGTCCGCCGCGCGCCGCACAGCCGCAGGGCGACCGCCCGCCGCGGCCGGAACGCACCGATCGCGGTCCGCGCCCGCCGCGCGGCCCGGATCGCGGCGACCGTCCGGATCGCGGCCCGCGGCCCGATCGCGGTCCGCGTCCGGAAACCCGTGCCCAGCAGCCCCGCCGCTCCGAACCCGATCCGGATTCGCCGTTCGCGGTGCTGAAGAACTGGGGCAAGCCCAACTCGGACCGCTGA